The DNA window CACGTTCTTAGTGTCAGGTACAGGAGAGATACGAAACCCGTATGAACTTCTAAAGTAGCTTGACTTGAAGAGGTCATCAATATATTCATAAATGATACCAGAATGTTTTTGTACAGCAACAAGTGCATGAACACATGGAAAGCCTTTAATTTGCCACTCATGACAGGTGCATAGACGATTATGCAGATCAACCATAACAGAATAATCGGCATGCACCTCATATACAGAAGCAGTAGAACGACTGACATTCCAATTCCTACCAAGCATCAATATTTCGTTCAAGGTTTTCTCCATCTCAGGGCATAGAACAGAAGACCATTGCTCTGCTTCACGACTCAACTCAGCCATCATTCTCATGAGTTTAATCCTGATGCCATCAACCATATGAAAGATGGGCAAGCCACATAGCTCCAAAATCCAAGAATTAAATGTTTCTGAAACATTGTTGCATGTTTCACCATATTGATTACCCTTAAAGTAGGCATATGACCACTTCTCCTTAGGAAGATCCTCGAGAAAGGTCATAACAGGAGCACCACCCTCATGTTTCAAATTTCTCAAATTAACCTCAAAAGCAGCTTTAGTGGGAGCATGTGCACATTTCGAAAAAAGATCAACAATTCGATCCCGCAAAAATTTACCATAAGTAGATGGAAATTTAGATAAAAGGTTCTGTTTCAAATTTTGCAAGCAAAATGCATGAGGGGATGTTGGAAATATGTTTGAAACAGCTTCAACGAGACCTTTGTTCTGATCAGATACAAATGTAACTGTCCTACCTTGCGGGGTCAAAATTTTAGCTAAATTTTCAAAGAACCAGCTCCAATTTTCCTCATTTTCTGAGTCCACAATAGCAAACGCAAAGGGGAACGATCCTGCAAATGAATAACATAACAACAGAATTGATGATGAGTATTCTAATATTTTTAAAGATAGTTGTTGACAAATACATTTAACATAATGTCAATCACCAAAAAATACAACATAGAGATGTAATTGTCAACCAGTTTTACTAATAGCTCCATGAAAGTGCCTTTCTTCATCTAACAAATACATATCAACAATCACTTAAACTTATACCTTGATTTCCATTCTTCCCGGTGGCACCAATTAGTTGGCCTTCATGCTTACTTTCTAGAACAGTCACATCTACGAACAACAACGGTCTGCACCACTGAAAACCTTCAATGCAAGCACCATAACAAATAAACAATCTCCGAAAGCGAGAAGTCTTGGGATCACAATCCAAGACACAATGCGACCCTGGATTGCTTGACATTAAAACATtattataaccaaccaatcgACTATACGATGAGGATTCATCACCATGAACTTCACTCTTAGCCATTTCTTTTGCGTACCATGCAGTATGGTAAGGGATATCAAGACCATAATTCTGCTTAAAATCCTTGACAATATCTACTGGCTTAATAGACGGTTTCCCCCGGATTTGATCAACCAAAATAGAAGATACGATCTTTGCATTCATCATCTTACTTTTCTCCTCACGGTTAACACCCGTGCAAGTGTGAACATTATTTAGAGTCTTTATGTAGAAAAAACCATTCAACCGACAAACTGAAGCATATACACGCCAACTACAGCCATCTGAAATCTTCTTAAAACATTCAGCAATAACACGGTCCTTATCATTCTTTACATAAGCAAAACGAAATCCCATCGCAAAGGCATACATACACAACTTCGTACGAAATCCAGTTGCACCCCCTTCAAATTTCTGGCCTACATGATCAATGTATTCCTTCCAACCCTGAGACAAGTGTGTATCACTTTCCTGAAATCTGGAGATGCTATCTAACATGCATGATGAAGACGCTAAATGATTAGATATTACATCATCACACGATGCATGATTAGATATCACATCATCAAACGCTACGTGATTAGATACTTCATGATTGGACACATCATGGTTAGATATTACATCAATAAACGCTGCACGGTGAGAAGCTGCATGATTAGAAGTTGCATCACTAGATGGTGCATTATTAGAAGTTGCCAGATTAGATGTTGCATCATCAGACAATGTACGATTAGGAGCTCCAGGTGCTGCATGATTAGGTGCTCCAGGCGTTGCATGATTAGACGCTGCCTGATCAGAAGCTAGATGATCAGTTGTTGCATGATTAGTTGCATCATGATCACACGCTTCATGATTAGAAACTGCATGACTATGAGTATGAGGTGTCTGATCAGAAGCTGCATAATTACAAACAGCACGACACTGAGGTGGAGGATTAGGCGCTGCAATATTGCCATCCTCATTATTTGAACTTACAAGATCCTTGACCGAAATGTCAACAAAACTACTCTTCAACATAGATAAACACATAAGCATCAAATGCACATCCATATCTGATTGCAGCAAGCAATTAGGGTGCTCAGGAAGAGAATATGTCAGCTCAAAACTCCCTACTGTCAGTTGTTTAAACCTTAAACATATCTCTTTACAGATATCTGCATATTTACTGTGTTCCAACAAATCAATGACAACAGTAACTGCACGATAACTACACCTTGCTATTCTAGCACTCTCCATTCCTCTACACGCAAAAAGGAAAGCCAGAGATAAACAGTaagtataacaaaaaaaaaaaaaaggtaacagTAACTACAACTACCATATAACTAAAAGTAACCGTTCCATAGTAAATATCAAGTTCCTCAACAAAATCAAACGTTAAACGACTACGTTAACAAGTACTCCTACGAGTCCTATCAAAAGACAAACCAAACACAATGTAATTGGCAGACATGGGTTTAACCAAGTTGGCTAGGGCAGTGTgcttccttggtgtatgcttttcgcagacgatatagtgttgatagatgaaactcaggaaggggtaaatgcgaagcttaacctttggagagaagtgttggaatctaaaggtcttcgcctaagccgatcaaagacagaatatatggagtgcaagttcagtgcaaatggaggccaaaatgagttaggggtgaggattagagatcaggaaataccaaagagcgatcgttttcgctacttaggatctatcttgcaaaagaacggagaattagatggagatctcaaccatagaatacaagctggatggatgaagtggaagagtgcatccggtgtgttgtgtgaccgtcgtatgccattgaagctcaagggaaaattttataggacggcaataaggccggcgatgctgtatggcacagaatgttgggcggtgaagcatcaacacgtacacaaaatgggtgtagcggagatgaggatgctgcgttggatgtgtgggcacacgagaaaggataagattaggaatgaggatatccgaggtaaagtaggagtagccgaaattgtaggaaagttgaaagaaaatcggttacgatggtttggacatgtgcaaagaaggcctactgacgctccggttagaagatgcgactacgggacagaggttcagggccgaaggggtagagaaagacctaggaaaactttggaagagactctaagaaaagacttagagtatttggatctaacgaaggacatgacacaggaccgagcacaatggcgttctaagattcatatagccgaccccactcagtgaagaaagctttggtgtatttaacacaatacgttggaaatgaagcaaagcttatttattgatatctccgataagttacaaatatgtacatatacatgagtcaaaataaacaaacaagagggagccttcacaaaggttgcttaggagaagtctcagcagtcggtagagccctagaaagagaaggcatcggagggggatcattcggagccttagtactggacagaaccctagaaggaagaggcatcggaggttgattatttggagctttattatgcggtacagccccagaagacgaaggcaataaatgcctttggaacaaacccacaaaccgctgatgatcaagtaaaacctgaccatcagattccttcatctggtcaagcttcatcttcatgtttgtagcatagccatgtgcgagccggtgcaactgtttattctcatgcttgagccctctaatctcttgtttgagacgcATCACCtcaaccgccaatgattcaacttgacgggttcgagcaaataggcgttgggccatattagacacagaacctgcacactgaacactgagagctagagaatccttaacagccaactcatcagaccgtttggaaagtagtctgttatctttgggagtgagaaggttcttgaccaccaccgcagcggtcatatcattcttcatcatggaatccccaacggtaagaggaccagtaggggataagaaagatgggcgccatatgttgtctgaagaaggcgtggctgcctcttcaacaaggttcaagtcaaaacgacggtcgaaggggccagacattttcaaaggtgttgaagagagaagaggttggacaaatcaagatcttagaagtgcaagaagggagcttctactggtgaagattcaagtgtgctttgaaacttaatgccagcctctataaaaatctgcactcaacggagcttcagaaatcgaagaggcgtctgctcagaaatcgaagaggcgtttgctttctcaaaagctgggctgctcagagaccacgagggccgatctcagaaatcgaagaggcgtttgctttctcaaaagctgagctgctcaaagaccacgaagatcgatcttagaaatcgaagaggcttgctttctcaaaagctgggctgctcagagaccacgagggtcgatctcagaaatcgaagaggcacttttcagccttgtcagcacctgtcacatgcacactcagctttgctgaaattacggccattctgttgaagatttctggtgaagtagaaagcacgtgaatcttactgttcaatcattcacttttcacacgcaccatcagctcaggggtaccacagataactttgccaaagatctctgacaaagtttagacacgtgaagcttgcagctcccactacatcgctatgaccaagggtaaaagaatagcaaagaaacagcactaacaaagtttagacacataaattttgaaggtctagctatcatattattacccacaaggataaaggaacagcaccactgctggataattggaaagtccctgtgtgtcaacctctgtgctccgtggcaaggtagactagcaaacatgccctacctttactcactttcgagaaaacactcccaacaagattgcttgctccaaaatcgaagaggcaccgttcttcgaatctcgagagccagactcccaacatgattaatttctcaaaaaccgaagagacaccgctctccgaatctcgagagccagactcccagcaggattgctctctcaaaaatcgaagaggcaccgttctccgaatctcgagagccagatccccgacaggattgcttgttcgaaaaccgatgaggcaccgctttctcaacttcgagagccagatcttcttggataaagcttgtttgtaatcttcacacgcaacatcagctttccagataccacagaccattttttcaaagtgctctgacacacgtgaagctggtagctcccactaccgtgctatgaccaagcaggg is part of the Malus domestica chromosome 12, GDT2T_hap1 genome and encodes:
- the LOC103449862 gene encoding uncharacterized protein produces the protein MESARIARCSYRAVTVVIDLLEHSKYADICKEICLRFKQLTVGSFELTYSLPEHPNCLLQSDMDVHLMLMCLSMLKSSFVDISVKDLVSSNNEDGNIAAPNPPPQCRAVCNYAASDQTPHTHSHAVSNHEACDHDATNHATTDHLASDQAASNHATPGAPNHAAPGAPNRTLSDDATSNLATSNNAPSSDATSNHAASHRAAFIDVISNHDVSNHEVSNHVAFDDVISNHASCDDVISNHLASSSCMLDSISRFQESDTHLSQGWKEYIDHVGQKFEGGATGFRTKLCMYAFAMGFRFAYVKNDKDRVIAECFKKISDGCSWRVYASVCRLNGFFYIKTLNNVHTCTGVNREEKSKMMNAKIVSSILVDQIRGKPSIKPVDIVKDFKQNYGLDIPYHTAWYAKEMAKSEVHGDESSSYSRLVGYNNVLMSSNPGSHCVLDCDPKTSRFRRLFICYGACIEGFQWCRPLLFVDVTVLESKHEGQLIGATGKNGNQGSFPFAFAIVDSENEENWSWFFENLAKILTPQGRTVTFVSDQNKGLVEAVSNIFPTSPHAFCLQNLKQNLLSKFPSTYGKFLRDRIVDLFSKCAHAPTKAAFEVNLRNLKHEGGAPVMTFLEDLPKEKWSYAYFKGNQYGETCNNVSETFNSWILELCGLPIFHMVDGIRIKLMRMMAELSREAEQWSSVLCPEMEKTLNEILMLGRNWNVSRSTASVYEVHADYSVMVDLHNRLCTCHEWQIKGFPCVHALVAVQKHSGIIYEYIDDLFKSSYFRSSYGFRISPVPDTKNVMDEGSEDVIMPPPTKKRRGRPRTKMPKSLGEV